Proteins from a single region of Runella sp. SP2:
- a CDS encoding two-component regulator propeller domain-containing protein — MLRSLICLLLVGFLQTALAQTNFEQFDYLTITEGLPHNTVFCLTQDQQGFIWAGTKDGLVRFDGYECRVFRQSGSGTSLFQGKSVHAILEDSKGNIWVGTQTEGLNLREANTGEFRNLSNELPFKPLAKKWIKHLFEDRQGRIWIGTIGAGVWCYEPKAKKMRHFDASNSLLDFNEVSNICQDSQGRIWIATSGKGIYYFDEKRIHLLHANAKNDTDFESFGKVFFNDKQGNLWVGTQGSGLYKIAKATLEIRRYAMPEGLSSNNVMGIAQATNGELLLATDGGGLNIFDPKTETISSVQYGKTLGKLNSNALLNILIDRDANVWIGTFNGGINVYKAHKTRFETFTQTGSKKGELSHRSVLSICEAKNGQIYIGTDGGGLNRFDNRLKTFTPIPNQPVGYGSVVKTIFEDSRQRLWLGYFENGLSYFEPKTQRFKHFRFNPAERTTIGGNNVWTMTEDRSGQLWVGVLGGGLARLDDIEQGKFVRFNHHPNDPHSLSSDDVMVIFAGKNDQIWVGTDTKGLNIFDSKTAKCQRFQYERENPKSLSANDIRCIFQDSKGRLWVGTESGGLNLWLGNGQFRHFTEQQGLISNAVMGIVEDKEGYLWVSTFRGVSRFEVESNQWLNFDFTKNSYLTSNQFNQATGLRSDNGVLYFGGINGLTLIRPEEVRYLKKAPELVLTDFKLFNQSVPTGKLPDGRTVLNMPLEHASEVQLSYADNVFSMGFAALDFTDPLKNQYAFQMEGFDREWRMANSDQRLVTYTNLEPDTYVFRVKGANNNGVWSKEKTLTIVISPPFWQTWWFKLVMGLLTLALARLILQIYTSRREMALKQKVLESDRAILTLTNENLAAEQAILHLQNEKLETEIQSKNTELMATAVQMAHKNEILISIVEQLEDIRNVEETEKLKRLKSLKKTIETEIEGERSWEQFTLYFDEVNQNFTTELLKKHPSLTQNDLRMCALTRLNMTNKELAAILNISVTGVEKSRYRLKKRLDLTPKDDLAAYLRGF, encoded by the coding sequence ATGCTCCGAAGTTTAATCTGTCTTTTATTAGTAGGTTTCCTACAAACGGCGTTAGCGCAAACAAATTTTGAACAGTTCGACTACCTGACCATCACTGAGGGATTGCCGCACAATACCGTATTTTGCCTAACCCAAGACCAGCAAGGTTTTATTTGGGCGGGGACCAAAGATGGCTTGGTACGGTTTGATGGATATGAGTGTCGGGTTTTTCGGCAATCTGGGAGTGGTACGTCTTTATTTCAAGGAAAAAGTGTTCATGCCATTCTGGAAGACTCCAAGGGGAATATCTGGGTAGGGACGCAAACGGAAGGGCTTAATTTACGGGAAGCCAATACGGGTGAGTTCAGAAATTTGAGCAATGAGTTGCCATTTAAACCTTTGGCAAAAAAATGGATTAAGCACCTATTTGAAGACCGACAAGGCCGCATTTGGATTGGCACAATTGGGGCGGGCGTATGGTGCTATGAGCCAAAAGCAAAGAAAATGAGGCATTTTGATGCGTCAAATTCGCTGCTGGATTTCAACGAAGTATCTAACATTTGCCAAGACAGCCAAGGCCGTATTTGGATAGCTACCAGCGGAAAAGGTATCTATTATTTTGACGAAAAACGTATTCATTTACTCCATGCAAATGCTAAAAACGATACTGATTTTGAGAGTTTTGGAAAAGTGTTTTTCAACGATAAACAAGGTAATTTGTGGGTGGGAACTCAGGGGTCTGGTTTGTACAAAATTGCCAAAGCAACCTTAGAGATTCGTCGATACGCTATGCCAGAGGGGCTTTCTTCTAACAACGTCATGGGTATTGCTCAGGCTACCAACGGCGAACTGCTTTTGGCGACGGATGGCGGAGGTTTAAATATTTTTGACCCCAAAACCGAGACAATTTCTTCGGTTCAGTACGGAAAAACGCTGGGAAAATTAAACTCAAACGCCCTGTTAAACATCTTGATTGACCGCGATGCAAACGTATGGATTGGTACGTTTAATGGTGGCATTAATGTTTATAAAGCACACAAAACGCGTTTTGAAACATTTACCCAAACGGGTAGCAAAAAGGGTGAATTGAGCCATCGATCGGTTTTGAGTATTTGCGAGGCTAAAAATGGCCAAATATACATCGGTACCGACGGCGGTGGCCTTAATAGGTTTGACAATCGCCTAAAGACTTTTACACCCATCCCCAACCAGCCCGTCGGCTATGGAAGCGTAGTTAAAACCATTTTTGAAGACTCTCGGCAACGTTTATGGTTGGGGTATTTTGAGAATGGTTTGAGCTACTTTGAACCCAAAACGCAACGTTTTAAACATTTTCGGTTTAACCCAGCTGAGCGCACTACCATCGGAGGAAATAACGTATGGACAATGACGGAAGACCGCTCGGGGCAGCTGTGGGTGGGAGTTTTGGGAGGAGGTCTGGCTAGATTAGATGATATTGAACAGGGGAAGTTTGTTCGTTTCAACCATCATCCCAATGACCCTCATAGTCTTTCGAGCGATGATGTCATGGTAATTTTTGCGGGTAAAAATGACCAAATTTGGGTAGGGACTGACACCAAAGGATTAAATATTTTTGATTCAAAAACGGCAAAATGCCAACGGTTTCAGTACGAAAGAGAGAATCCTAAAAGCTTATCTGCCAACGATATTCGGTGTATTTTTCAGGATTCTAAAGGACGGCTTTGGGTGGGTACCGAAAGCGGTGGATTAAATCTTTGGCTTGGCAATGGTCAATTTCGACATTTTACCGAGCAACAGGGCTTGATTTCGAATGCCGTCATGGGAATCGTGGAAGACAAAGAAGGTTATTTATGGGTAAGTACGTTTCGGGGCGTAAGCCGTTTTGAGGTTGAATCGAACCAGTGGCTTAACTTTGACTTTACTAAAAACTCTTACCTGACTTCTAATCAATTTAACCAAGCAACGGGTTTACGAAGCGACAATGGGGTTCTCTATTTTGGAGGTATCAACGGACTGACATTGATTCGTCCCGAAGAAGTGCGCTACCTCAAAAAAGCACCCGAATTAGTATTGACGGATTTTAAACTTTTTAACCAATCCGTTCCAACTGGAAAACTGCCAGATGGACGCACCGTATTGAATATGCCGTTGGAGCATGCCTCCGAAGTACAATTGTCGTATGCCGATAACGTATTTTCGATGGGGTTCGCCGCCCTAGATTTTACCGACCCGCTCAAAAATCAGTATGCTTTTCAAATGGAGGGTTTCGACCGTGAGTGGCGAATGGCGAACAGTGACCAACGACTCGTTACCTATACAAACTTAGAACCAGACACTTACGTGTTTAGGGTGAAAGGAGCCAATAATAATGGCGTTTGGAGTAAAGAAAAAACGCTCACCATTGTCATTAGTCCTCCTTTTTGGCAAACGTGGTGGTTTAAGTTGGTGATGGGGCTTCTGACGTTGGCCTTGGCTAGGTTGATTTTACAAATATATACCTCGCGCCGCGAAATGGCATTAAAACAAAAAGTACTGGAATCTGATCGTGCCATTTTAACGCTGACCAACGAAAATTTAGCAGCCGAACAAGCCATTTTGCACCTGCAAAATGAAAAATTAGAAACCGAAATCCAGTCAAAAAACACAGAACTAATGGCAACAGCGGTGCAAATGGCGCATAAAAATGAAATCCTTATCAGCATCGTTGAGCAACTGGAAGACATTAGGAATGTCGAAGAAACAGAAAAGCTTAAACGACTCAAAAGTCTTAAAAAGACGATTGAAACCGAAATTGAAGGAGAACGAAGTTGGGAGCAGTTTACTTTGTATTTCGATGAAGTTAATCAAAACTTTACCACTGAACTTCTTAAAAAACACCCATCGCTTACTCAGAACGACCTCCGAATGTGCGCTCTTACGCGCCTAAATATGACAAATAAGGAGTTGGCGGCTATCCTGAACATTTCGGTAACTGGGGTGGAAAAAAGCCGCTACCGACTAAAAAAACGGTTAGACTTGACTCCTAAAGACGACCTAGCAGCTTACTTGAGAGGGTTCTAA